In Humulus lupulus chromosome 7, drHumLupu1.1, whole genome shotgun sequence, the following are encoded in one genomic region:
- the LOC133792779 gene encoding spermidine sinapoyl-CoA acyltransferase-like has product MAPQLNTTEFSVVKNEVELVKPSKATPSEVLSLSTLDNEANLECFSKAIYVYKAEDDTNGVDPAEMIKQALSDALVYYYPLAGRLKRLDHDGRLQLTCNSTGVPFLVATANCRLSSLNYLDDIDFEMAKNFVFPSPTSDCPFVLQVTRFACGGFTIGFGISHMVSDGFGAAQIFKALAELSKGKELSVKPVWERERLVGTPIKEPLKLNTCSPAKSPYIPSSDIVDEIFYIKSESMKRLKEEIISGGAPSNVTTFEIFAAFVWKARLRALELNHDGKTCLYFATGLRKLIDPPLPEGYYGNAFLTSAVELTGRELEEKSLSEIVNMIKEKKKDVLDNNYIKKSIDICETKLANGDNPKIKATGALMALTDWRNLGLVSDEFGSGWKIENVTSLPWDCFGSVDLCTFLPAPKSDPSLKGGVGILVSLPRLAMPKFKQEIDALN; this is encoded by the coding sequence ATGGCTCCTCAGCTCAACACGACTGAATTTTCGGTTGTGAAGAACGAAGTTGAACTTGTGAAGCCATCCAAAGCCACACCTTCAGAAGTTCTGTCTTTGTCCACTCTTGACAACGAGGCCAACCTTGAATGCTTCTCCAAAGCAATCTACGTATACAAGGCCGAAGATGATACTAATGGCGTCGACCCAGCTGAGATGATCAAGCAAGCTCTCTCCGACGCTCTCGTCTATTACTACCCTCTAGCCGGAAGACTCAAACGACTAGACCACGACGGAAGGCTTCAGCTGACTTGCAACTCAACTGGCGTGCCCTTTTTGGTTGCCACGGCCAATTGTCGTCTTTCCTCACTCAACTACTTGGACGACATCGACTTCGAGATGGCCAAGAACTTCGTCTTCCCTTCTCCCACGAGCGACTGCCCTTTCGTCCTACAAGTCACTCGATTCGCTTGCGGGGGTTTCACCATTGGGTTCGGGATATCTCACATGGTCTCCGATGGGTTCGGAGCCGCTCAGATCTTCAAGGCATTGGCTGAGCTCTCCAAAGGCAAAGAGCTCTCGGTGAAGCCCGTATGGGAAAGAGAGAGACTTGTGGGGACACCCATCAAGGAGCCTCTCAAGCTCAACACGTGTTCTCCTGCCAAATCACCTTACATACCCTCTTCCGACATTGTGGACGAGATCTTTTACATAAAGAGTGAGAGCATGAAGAGACTGAAAGAGGAGATCATCAGTGGTGGCGCTCCCAGTAATGTTACTACGTTCGAAATATTCGCAGCCTTCGTTTGGAAAGCCAGGTTGAGAGCCTTAGAGCTCAACCATGACGGGAAAACTTGTCTGTACTTCGCTACAGGGCTGAGGAAGCTCATAGACCCTCCTCTACCAGAAGGGTATTATGGGAATGCCTTTCTAACTTCTGCAGTAGAACTCACGGGCAGAGAACTCGAAGAGAAATCTCTCTCTGAAATCGTGAATATGATAAAGGAGAAGAAGAAGGACGTTTTGGACAACAACTACATCAAAAAATCCATTGATATTTGTGAGACGAAACTAGCTAACGGTGATAATCCAAAGATTAAAGCTACTGGAGCACTCATGGCCTTGACTGATTGGAGGAATTTGGGGTTGGTTTCGGATGAGTTCGGGTCAGGTTGGAAGATAGAGAATGTGACATCATTGCCATGGGACTGTTTTGGGTCAGTGGATTTGTGCACCTTCTTGCCTGCTCCAAAATCTGATCCTTCATTGAAAGGTGGAGTTGGAATATTGGTCTCTCTTCCAAGGCTAGCCATGCCTAAGTTCAAGCAAGAGATCGATGCTCTTAATTAA